The window TGTGATGGAGATGGGGAGGGGACAAACAAAAACGGCCTGAGATCATTGCGATCCCAGGCCGTAAAAAAAAACTTTGTTCAGCCGAAAGCTCTACTGGTATTTTTACCACCAGCAAACGGTTTTATCGGCATCAAAAATCTTTTTGACCAGCTCGTCGTAATCCGGGCTCTCACCGTAGAGGTTGAACTCATCAGCATCACGATCACGGTTGAGAATGCCAACCAGTGTTTTTACATCATCATTCGGCTCAGAACGATAGACCTGTAAAATTTTCATTGCGTATTCCTCCTCGTCCTATTCTGCACATGCAGGTGGTGGGGTCTTGGTCTGCTTGGGCAGGCCGTAGGGGATGATAAAGTCAGCATCACGCATTCTCTCACCCAAAGCTTCCAGGTCGATATTGGTCATCTCAACACCTTCAGGCAGGTCTTCCGGTGCATCGGTACCACAGCTCAATACCTCGCCCTCCATGTCGGCGATCCACATGATGTTTTCCGCCATGTACTCGGACATTTTCGGGAACTCACCGTTCATCACAACCGGGTAACCGTAGTGATTCTCTACGGCAAGCCCAAGGGCAGAACGAATGCCGTCATTATACATACGGTTGGCAATCAGGATGTATACTTTTAATGATTCCATGTTGTAGGCTCCTTATAACACGATGTACTTACCGCATTCATCCAGCAGAGCGCCGTGGAATGCCTGGGTTCTCATCTGTTTTGCTGTCAGTCCTGCCGGAATGTCCATTTCAGAGTCATATCCTTCGCAGGTGTAGCTGTCAGCACAAATGGCAAGATTCTCTTCTCCACACAGTTCAGCAAGACCTTTGAAACGAGGATCTTTGGTCAGGTGGATGGATTTGTAGGTAAAGAAAATCATGGGCTTCTTGCCTGCCTTATCAGCGGCTTCCGCTATGCCCACAACATGTGTCATGTTTTGCGGGGATGTTACAAAAATAGCAAGTTTATTCGGATCAGCAGCCATCGGCCTTGTCCTCCTTCAGATACGTTATCAACGTATGCGCTTTTATATCAACGTAAACAGAAATTAACCTTTTTGAACGAAAAAGCTAATGTATCCTGTTTCTTCTTTCTCTCCGAGGTATTCGTGACCAGCACGAGCACACCAGCCAGGGATATCGTTTCTTGAACCCGGATCTGTTCCGTCGATCTGCAGGATTTTACCGGTATCGATTTTACCAATCTCTTTTTTGGTGCGCAGCAGGGGCATGGGGCAGCTCAGTCCTTTTGCGTCGAGTACTGATGCAACATCCAATCCTTCAGGTGCAGTCTTTACGTCACTCATTTGATTCTCCTACCGTGTTAAAAATAAAAAAATATGTACAGTACAGCCTAATATAATTTTGTCTGAAATGCCCTGAAACTGCGACGTTTCAGTTTTTCTTGTTGGAAAATAACTGTTTCATATAACGAATAGGATCTCGTCTGTCAAGGGATTAATGCAAGTGGATTTCTTGGGTATTATTCTGTTAACCCATTGAAAGCCTGTTTAATATTTTGAATGTGGGATAGTTTTGCACCCCAGTTCCTTGAACGGTCTTGACAAAACCCCCTTGTACAGGTAAAGAAAGGCCTGATAAAAGGTCTGTTTGCTGTGTAACCTTATGCAAGGTAAATATTTTTTTGATCGAAATATAGGCCATTGGCCAGAGTTAATAGGACGAAACAGTATTAATTTTTGTCCACCAAGAAGAATTTGAAGAGTGAGGAGATGTTTTTATGAATGAGTCTAGTTTGTTAGGCAAAGCAAGGGCGTTGTATAAGCAGCTCTGCGAAACCGAATGGAACGCCAATATGACCGGCGTCCTTATCGCTATTTTGAGCATTTTGATTATGGTCTGGTGGCGACCCTGGGGTGCGGTCGGTGCTATCCGTAACTGGGGTGATTGGATACTGTACGGCCTGAGTTTCGGACACACGAAGGAGCCGACAGCAGCGTTGTTCAGCTCCGGTTCCGTTATCGGTATCGGGTTTGTCGGCGGTTCCTTTCTTTCCGCCTGCCTTGGCGGTCAGTTCGCCTTCCGTTTTCCTCCGTACCGTGAGGTAGTGAAGGCCATTATTGCCGGTATCCTTATGGGCGTTGGTTCTGCTTTGGCCGGTGGTTGTAATGTAGGTGGTATGTATAATGCATTGGGGAATTTGGCTGCAAATGGTTTTTCCATGTGGCTCGGTATTGTGATCGGCGTTATCCTCGGGCTGTGGCTGCTCTATAAAGAAATGGAGTATATCACCTGGGGCTCAAGCGGAGCCTGGACTGTTGAGGTCCCTCGTTTTGCCCAAACTTTGGTTGGGCTTGGTGCCCTTGCCGCCCTGATCTGGGGTGCATATCAGTACAGCGGATATGATGGGGATCATGATGTCGATTACGCAGCCTCTTTGTCCGGTATCCTGTTAATTGCTGCCGGTCTCGGTTATTCCATGCATCGTGGGCGTTGGTGCATGATTCAGGGCTTCCGTGAGCCGCACATGACCGGTGACTGCACCTTGGCAAAATCTGTGGCCCTGTCTATCTTTATCCTGGCTATCGGCGGTGCTGTTGTAAAATTCGCAGTGCCGTACAGCAATGAGGGCGTGCCTGTTCTGGCACCTGTGAACTACGTGCGCGGAACCTTTGGTTGGGTTGGTATTGTTGGTGGTTTCCTGTTCGGGCTGGGCGGTATGCTGGCTGGCGGCTGCGGGTCAGGTACCCTCTGGCGCGTGGGCGAAGGCCAGATCAAGCTCTGGATCGTGGTGCCGTTTTTCGGTATTGCCAATGCCCTGATGGATAAATGGTTCAAGGGGATGGAGTTTGAGATCGGAGGAGCAAAATTGAACGATCTGATGGTTCAGGCTAAATTAGGCCTCATCGGTTACGATGTCGAGGAAATTCGGGAGGCCATTGAGGATGCTGAAACCATCACTATTACGGGTATTGAGAAGGCTGGTTACCTGGGTAAGTATATCTACATGCCTGATGCTATGGGATATGGCTGGACCCTTGGTCTGATCGCCCTGAGCATGGCAGTATGGTACATCATTGTTACCTGGAACGAGGACAGTAATAAGCTGATCGTTCCTATGTGATATCTCGCTGATCCAACGGTGTTTTTTAAGGTCGCAATATCCAGGCGGGTATTGCGGCCTTTTTTTATAGAGATGAATGATGCTGTCACGAAGAATATTTGGTAGAGATGAAGCAAAGAGAAATTTTACGAAAAGAACGACTTGCTGCGCGGGATCAGTTGGAAGCAAGCCAGCGTCGAAGCAAGAGCGAGCATATACAGGCACGGCTCCTTGAACAGCCGATTATACATGATGCAGGGCATCTCTTTGTCTATGTTCATTTTCGCAGTGAGGTTGAAACCCTGCGTCTGATTGAGCACTGTCTCGCCGCAGGAAAAAAAGTTTCCGTCCCGGTGACCCTGCGTAAAGAATCACGGCTTCTGGCTGTGCAGCTCACTGACCCGGCAACACAGCTGGCACCGGGCTGCTTCGGAATA is drawn from Candidatus Electrothrix aestuarii and contains these coding sequences:
- a CDS encoding 5-formyltetrahydrofolate cyclo-ligase; its protein translation is MKQREILRKERLAARDQLEASQRRSKSEHIQARLLEQPIIHDAGHLFVYVHFRSEVETLRLIEHCLAAGKKVSVPVTLRKESRLLAVQLTDPATQLAPGCFGILEPTAEQITRATIDPAGIEAVLVPGSVFDSCGGRLGYGGGYYDRFLTQDAPQARRIGLAYSLQMVEQVPMEAHDQYMDMLITEQQIYDCRNLREGM
- a CDS encoding YeeE/YedE thiosulfate transporter family protein yields the protein MNESSLLGKARALYKQLCETEWNANMTGVLIAILSILIMVWWRPWGAVGAIRNWGDWILYGLSFGHTKEPTAALFSSGSVIGIGFVGGSFLSACLGGQFAFRFPPYREVVKAIIAGILMGVGSALAGGCNVGGMYNALGNLAANGFSMWLGIVIGVILGLWLLYKEMEYITWGSSGAWTVEVPRFAQTLVGLGALAALIWGAYQYSGYDGDHDVDYAASLSGILLIAAGLGYSMHRGRWCMIQGFREPHMTGDCTLAKSVALSIFILAIGGAVVKFAVPYSNEGVPVLAPVNYVRGTFGWVGIVGGFLFGLGGMLAGGCGSGTLWRVGEGQIKLWIVVPFFGIANALMDKWFKGMEFEIGGAKLNDLMVQAKLGLIGYDVEEIREAIEDAETITITGIEKAGYLGKYIYMPDAMGYGWTLGLIALSMAVWYIIVTWNEDSNKLIVPM
- a CDS encoding sulfurtransferase TusA family protein, whose translation is MSDVKTAPEGLDVASVLDAKGLSCPMPLLRTKKEIGKIDTGKILQIDGTDPGSRNDIPGWCARAGHEYLGEKEETGYISFFVQKG